In Kiritimatiellales bacterium, a genomic segment contains:
- a CDS encoding sulfatase-like hydrolase/transferase, with translation MKRSIIKNLMTVLNCGVSRAVCFVSIFSAAKAAEKPRPNVLFLMVDEMRWDAMSCAGHPVVKTPNLDRLAENSVRFSRAYSASPVCVPARNSLFTSRYTPVHGVLSNKHNVNAGEIFLPSIFQYFGYKTAISGKLHFQPKGPDYGFDEFYSYRNEGTQFENSYDFFITQKYGDPVKNRYSRKPGSQIYASDPLGRDYGEYAHDIADYETSWIGRYAVEFIRRQNTGRPWFLFTSFNRPHSPYVLPEPYFSMYRDKEIPLPEIPQEIINARPGMPRNQQRQHIANKDMLRDLTQSYLASITFVDDQIGLILNELKQRGMEEDTIIVFTSDHGNMLGERGRFFKSCMYDGSARIPLIISVPEKWLPDIKPERNVQEIVELIDIMPTLLDLAGLKNSVSGMQGESLKELLCGNAKNWKNEAYSRLWEDMLVSGNYKYIYSSKENRWEVYDLAADPLEQNNLAGAAGFKEKISQAKDKMNKRFSWKPGALCVDGMEMPEYAKILRPKFSTESDD, from the coding sequence ATGAAAAGAAGCATAATAAAAAATTTGATGACGGTATTAAACTGCGGAGTCTCGCGTGCAGTTTGTTTTGTTTCAATTTTCAGTGCGGCAAAAGCCGCAGAAAAGCCGCGGCCGAATGTTCTGTTTCTGATGGTTGATGAAATGCGCTGGGATGCCATGAGCTGCGCCGGGCATCCGGTGGTAAAAACTCCCAATCTTGACCGTTTAGCAGAAAACAGCGTTCGTTTCAGCCGGGCCTACAGTGCTTCTCCGGTCTGTGTTCCGGCGCGGAATTCATTATTTACGTCACGGTACACACCGGTGCATGGCGTTCTTTCAAACAAGCACAATGTTAACGCCGGTGAAATTTTTCTTCCGTCAATTTTTCAGTATTTCGGTTATAAAACTGCAATTTCAGGGAAACTTCATTTTCAGCCTAAAGGACCGGACTACGGCTTTGATGAATTTTATTCTTATCGAAATGAAGGTACGCAATTTGAAAACAGTTATGACTTTTTTATAACACAGAAATACGGCGATCCGGTGAAGAACCGGTATTCACGAAAACCCGGAAGTCAGATTTATGCGAGCGATCCGCTTGGCCGTGATTACGGGGAATATGCGCATGATATTGCGGATTACGAAACATCATGGATCGGAAGATATGCCGTTGAGTTTATCCGGCGGCAGAATACCGGCCGGCCATGGTTTCTTTTTACATCATTTAACCGTCCGCATTCGCCGTACGTTCTTCCTGAACCGTATTTTTCAATGTACCGGGATAAAGAAATTCCTCTACCAGAAATTCCGCAAGAGATTATTAACGCCCGCCCTGGAATGCCGCGCAATCAGCAGCGGCAGCACATTGCAAATAAAGACATGCTGCGCGATTTAACACAGAGCTACTTGGCAAGTATTACATTTGTAGATGATCAGATCGGACTGATTCTGAACGAATTAAAACAGCGCGGCATGGAAGAGGATACAATTATTGTTTTCACTTCCGACCATGGAAATATGCTGGGGGAACGGGGACGTTTTTTCAAAAGCTGTATGTACGACGGTTCTGCCCGGATTCCGCTGATTATTTCTGTTCCCGAAAAATGGCTGCCTGACATAAAGCCTGAACGTAATGTTCAGGAAATCGTCGAATTGATTGACATTATGCCGACGCTGCTGGATTTGGCCGGACTCAAAAATTCTGTTTCCGGAATGCAGGGCGAAAGCCTGAAAGAATTACTTTGCGGGAACGCGAAAAACTGGAAAAACGAAGCCTACTCCCGATTGTGGGAAGACATGCTGGTTTCAGGGAATTATAAATATATTTACAGCAGTAAAGAAAACCGGTGGGAAGTTTATGATTTGGCTGCGGATCCTTTGGAACAGAATAATTTGGCAGGCGCCGCCGGATTTAAGGAAAAAATTTCTCAAGCAAAAGATAAAATGAACAAACGCTTTTCATGGAAGCCCGGCGCGCTTTGCGTTGACGGAATGGAGATGCCTGAATACGCAAAAATATTGCGCCCTAAGTTTTCGACGGAATCAGATGATTAA
- a CDS encoding FAD-dependent oxidoreductase, which translates to MNQKKIIITYMLSLLTFLNGAFGQYPAPFVSQALQKNSRPVLEEVVPGTIWIDAEDFSDYGGWYHDTQFIHLMGSGYLLAGGTGTPVKDAVTTISVKKPGSYTLWVRSRNWDAGFAPGTFKVQVGEKISGLLGNDPGEEWVWQNGGSYDLTAGETGLRLMDQTGYYGRCDALVLTLDPAFVPPPFEALADARAKYTGLDLQPEIFDGFDVIVIGGGPAGTSAAIAAARHGARTALIQDRPVLGGNSGYEFAVRMNGAGSKNAHMREGGIINEAVMMHAISTSGGFSPAFQQLADAETNLTVFLNMRVDGVLMTSDEVIKGVKAVHTLDGRRFEFYGALFIDCTGDGWVGYYASADFRLGREARSEFNEAVAPELADNITMSACLNSEGGPLLRNTGSPVQFTPKPWAAQLPKGFSRPIAGLGMRYWWIEYPGDTDDLWQAEEARDYLIRISFGYVDFLKNRWPEKLKAEKYDVDNVGVFLGRRESRRLEGDYVLNLNDVLGARWFEDSITHYGWYVDVHHPLGIFSTEGPFECNYRVPMGGGIPFRCLYSKNITNLLMAGRCISVSHYALGTTRIMMTCATTGQAAGTAAAMAAGRGITPRDVGRDHIHELQQRLLRDDQYIPALKNEDPADLARNAVCTASSVQDVWEIDADYYRRPGTLQKGVKTLPLCARWVMCPVGKQQKIGTLNFYVENTQKTDCEVFLNIHASLQFRDFKNIKAAVKIPVTIPANFSGILPVEVNQNIAGKFLVMRFSEKSGSAAKVYWLQSQSNPPQMCSFFSYKGEEVYEDKTLPAFFAQPALQWDYDFSAENVINGLTRCLPDGSVNMWSSDPAQPLPQWVQLAWEKPQEIKEVRLIFDTNLDRWQYVDNPGIPERVSDYELQAWINHSWQTIAAERGNIQRLRIHQLDPVTTDRLRVLVTKTGGDASARIFEIRAY; encoded by the coding sequence GTGAATCAGAAAAAAATTATTATTACATATATGCTCAGCCTGTTAACTTTTTTGAACGGAGCGTTTGGGCAGTATCCCGCTCCGTTTGTGTCGCAGGCGTTGCAAAAAAACAGCCGGCCGGTGCTGGAAGAGGTTGTTCCCGGAACCATCTGGATTGATGCGGAGGATTTTTCAGATTACGGCGGCTGGTATCACGATACGCAGTTTATTCACCTGATGGGTTCAGGATATCTTCTCGCCGGCGGAACCGGCACGCCGGTTAAAGATGCGGTTACAACAATCTCAGTGAAAAAACCGGGATCGTATACATTATGGGTGCGCTCAAGAAACTGGGATGCCGGGTTCGCGCCCGGAACATTCAAGGTTCAGGTCGGAGAAAAAATCAGCGGACTTCTGGGCAATGATCCCGGTGAAGAATGGGTGTGGCAGAACGGCGGGTCGTATGATTTAACGGCAGGCGAAACCGGACTCCGCCTGATGGATCAGACCGGATATTACGGCCGCTGCGACGCGCTGGTTCTGACGCTGGATCCGGCATTTGTTCCGCCGCCGTTTGAAGCGCTGGCGGATGCGCGCGCGAAATATACAGGGTTGGATTTGCAACCGGAAATTTTTGACGGATTTGATGTGATCGTTATCGGCGGCGGACCCGCCGGAACGTCGGCCGCGATTGCGGCGGCACGGCACGGCGCCAGAACTGCGCTGATTCAGGACCGTCCCGTACTGGGAGGAAACAGCGGTTACGAATTTGCAGTCCGTATGAACGGCGCCGGTTCCAAAAACGCGCACATGCGTGAAGGCGGAATTATTAATGAGGCCGTAATGATGCACGCCATCAGCACAAGCGGCGGATTCAGCCCGGCGTTTCAGCAGCTTGCGGATGCCGAAACGAATCTGACCGTGTTTTTAAATATGCGGGTGGATGGTGTATTGATGACATCCGATGAAGTCATTAAAGGCGTGAAAGCGGTACATACGCTGGACGGACGTCGCTTTGAATTTTATGGAGCGCTGTTTATTGATTGTACGGGTGACGGCTGGGTCGGATATTATGCCAGCGCTGATTTCCGGCTGGGACGTGAAGCCAGATCAGAATTTAATGAAGCTGTTGCGCCGGAACTGGCGGATAATATCACCATGAGCGCCTGTCTGAACAGTGAAGGCGGGCCGCTGTTAAGAAATACAGGATCGCCGGTTCAATTCACGCCGAAACCGTGGGCAGCACAGCTTCCGAAAGGTTTTTCCCGTCCTATTGCCGGGCTGGGAATGCGCTACTGGTGGATCGAATATCCCGGCGATACTGATGATCTCTGGCAGGCGGAAGAGGCGCGCGATTATCTGATTCGAATTTCTTTCGGCTATGTGGATTTTTTAAAAAACCGGTGGCCGGAAAAATTAAAGGCGGAGAAATATGATGTAGATAATGTCGGCGTGTTTTTAGGCCGGCGCGAATCACGCCGCCTGGAGGGAGACTATGTATTAAATCTTAATGATGTTCTGGGCGCGCGCTGGTTTGAAGATTCAATTACGCATTACGGCTGGTATGTGGATGTGCACCATCCGTTAGGAATTTTTTCCACCGAGGGACCTTTTGAGTGCAATTACAGAGTGCCGATGGGCGGCGGAATTCCGTTCAGGTGTTTGTATTCAAAAAATATTACAAATCTCTTAATGGCCGGACGATGCATTAGCGTGTCGCATTATGCGCTGGGAACCACACGGATTATGATGACCTGCGCAACGACCGGCCAGGCCGCCGGAACGGCGGCGGCGATGGCTGCCGGACGCGGAATCACTCCGCGGGATGTCGGCCGCGATCATATCCATGAGCTGCAGCAGCGTCTGCTGCGTGATGATCAATATATTCCGGCGCTTAAAAATGAAGATCCGGCGGATCTGGCGCGCAACGCGGTTTGCACCGCATCCAGCGTACAGGATGTGTGGGAAATTGATGCGGATTATTACCGGCGTCCGGGAACGCTGCAGAAAGGCGTAAAAACACTGCCGCTGTGCGCGCGGTGGGTGATGTGTCCGGTGGGAAAACAGCAGAAGATCGGTACGCTGAATTTCTATGTTGAAAACACGCAGAAAACAGACTGCGAAGTTTTTCTTAATATTCATGCATCGCTGCAGTTCCGCGATTTTAAAAATATAAAGGCGGCGGTAAAAATCCCGGTTACAATTCCGGCGAATTTCAGCGGAATATTGCCGGTGGAAGTGAATCAGAACATCGCCGGAAAATTTCTGGTCATGCGGTTTTCAGAAAAATCGGGTTCGGCCGCGAAGGTCTACTGGCTGCAAAGCCAGTCAAATCCGCCGCAGATGTGTTCGTTTTTCTCATACAAAGGCGAAGAAGTGTATGAGGACAAAACACTTCCGGCATTCTTTGCGCAACCGGCGCTGCAATGGGATTATGACTTTTCGGCGGAAAATGTGATTAACGGACTGACCCGCTGTCTGCCGGACGGCTCGGTAAATATGTGGTCGTCGGATCCGGCTCAGCCGCTGCCGCAGTGGGTTCAGCTGGCTTGGGAAAAACCGCAGGAAATCAAAGAAGTGCGTCTGATATTTGATACAAACCTTGACCGCTGGCAGTACGTCGATAATCCAGGAATTCCTGAGCGCGTCAGCGATTATGAACTTCAGGCGTGGATTAATCATTCGTGGCAGACGATTGCTGCGGAGCGCGGAAATATTCAGCGTTTGCGCATTCATCAGCTTGATCCGGTAACAACCGATCGCCTTCGCGTGCTGGTTACGAAAACCGGCGGCGATGCGTCCGCGCGTATTTTTGAAATCCGGGCATATTAA
- a CDS encoding alpha/beta hydrolase — protein sequence MAVLKSFAAFSDTVEDTSSFQTKIDVWQADRLERLTINIRSYPRSAPVYRNVLYKQTNDWFGLIGIYMPNENAQKPVPVIVWFHGGGWQLGAKEDIDTLVLEEMTGRGFAVVSVGYRLCNFDPDNVLIHDCVTNCKDSIRFLVKNAEKYSFDSERIAVWGGSAGGHLAQMTALSPPESFPGDPSLLPHSVQPAAGISWFGPSDFVHYQLFDLASDAAYHHRWRNRIFIAGTSPEEVIRIKQEISPVLYMKKDSPPMMFALGDTDRTISYRQMELMQSRAEEVTASFRFLTVANAGHGWKKDAEYNPVPVKPEIVKQCADFIAEQLNR from the coding sequence ATGGCTGTACTGAAAAGTTTTGCCGCCTTTTCTGATACGGTCGAGGATACATCATCTTTTCAAACGAAAATTGATGTCTGGCAGGCCGACCGGCTTGAACGATTAACGATAAACATCCGTTCATATCCCCGTTCTGCGCCGGTTTACCGGAATGTTCTGTATAAACAGACGAATGACTGGTTCGGCCTGATAGGTATTTACATGCCAAATGAAAATGCACAAAAACCGGTGCCGGTTATTGTCTGGTTTCATGGCGGTGGATGGCAGCTGGGTGCAAAAGAAGATATTGACACATTAGTTTTAGAGGAGATGACCGGTAGAGGATTTGCGGTTGTATCGGTCGGCTATCGTCTGTGCAACTTTGATCCCGATAATGTTCTTATCCACGACTGTGTTACCAATTGTAAGGACAGTATCCGGTTCCTCGTAAAAAATGCGGAAAAATACAGTTTTGATTCAGAACGGATTGCGGTCTGGGGCGGATCCGCCGGAGGTCATCTGGCACAAATGACAGCACTGAGTCCGCCGGAATCTTTTCCTGGCGATCCATCTCTTCTGCCGCATTCCGTTCAGCCCGCCGCCGGAATTTCGTGGTTTGGTCCGTCGGACTTTGTACATTATCAGTTATTTGATCTGGCCTCAGACGCGGCCTATCATCATCGCTGGCGAAACCGTATTTTCATCGCAGGCACTTCGCCGGAAGAAGTTATCCGGATAAAACAGGAGATCAGTCCGGTTCTGTATATGAAGAAAGATTCACCGCCGATGATGTTTGCTCTCGGCGATACGGACCGGACGATTTCATACCGGCAAATGGAATTGATGCAGAGCCGCGCAGAAGAAGTCACCGCTTCGTTCCGGTTTCTTACTGTAGCAAATGCAGGACATGGCTGGAAAAAAGATGCTGAATACAATCCGGTTCCAGTGAAACCGGAAATCGTAAAACAGTGTGCAGACTTTATTGCTGAGCAGTTAAATCGATGA
- a CDS encoding sulfatase-like hydrolase/transferase — translation MINKNLLTAGIAFSFSGTIHAEKISVPNIVIILTDDQGYADTGFQGSSDIKTPFLDGMAKEGVRFTEAYVTYPVCGPSRAGLMTGRIPQRFGFERNPAYDRTDPTIGLPLSENTLGDLMKSAGYRTGAVGKWHLGDHPQFHPNRRGFDYFYGFTGGGHRYFPAEYAALRKNSGSSEYLTPLERNGEPAEETGYLTDILTREALQFIRDSKDTPFFLYLAYNAPHTPLEATEKYLSRHQDIQDKNRRTYAAMLSAVDDGVGEILSLLDELNLKQNTLIFFLSDNGGAWNNGSNNQPLRGGKSSLYDGGVRVPFLMSWPGVLPENKVYELPVSSLDIAATMVAAAGAAPSADRPLDGVNLVPYVAGKNNERPHRMLWWRKFDQDRYAIRYDDLKLVKTGPAVQLMNLSNDIGEKIDLINQYPEKVDQLKALWDELEKEMIEPVFRGLSGPQK, via the coding sequence ATGATCAACAAAAATCTGCTGACCGCCGGAATTGCGTTTTCTTTTTCCGGAACAATTCATGCGGAAAAAATTTCGGTGCCGAATATTGTAATTATTCTGACGGACGATCAGGGCTATGCCGATACCGGTTTTCAAGGCAGCAGCGATATTAAAACACCCTTTCTGGACGGTATGGCGAAAGAAGGCGTGCGCTTTACGGAAGCGTATGTGACATACCCGGTTTGCGGCCCGAGCCGCGCCGGTTTAATGACCGGACGGATTCCGCAGCGGTTCGGATTTGAACGCAATCCGGCGTATGACCGGACCGATCCGACGATCGGCCTGCCGTTGAGCGAAAACACGCTGGGCGATTTGATGAAGTCTGCCGGATATCGTACCGGCGCGGTCGGTAAATGGCATCTTGGCGATCATCCGCAGTTTCATCCAAACCGGCGCGGGTTTGATTATTTTTACGGATTCACCGGCGGTGGACACCGTTATTTTCCGGCGGAATATGCAGCGCTGCGGAAGAATTCCGGCAGTTCCGAGTATTTAACACCGCTGGAACGCAACGGAGAACCGGCGGAAGAAACCGGATATCTGACGGATATTCTGACGCGTGAAGCGCTGCAGTTTATCCGGGACAGCAAAGATACGCCGTTCTTTTTGTACCTTGCATATAACGCGCCGCATACTCCGCTGGAAGCGACTGAAAAATATCTGTCGCGGCATCAGGATATTCAGGATAAAAACCGCCGCACGTATGCCGCAATGCTCAGTGCAGTGGATGACGGTGTCGGCGAAATTCTCAGCCTGCTTGACGAGTTGAATCTTAAACAGAATACCCTGATTTTTTTCCTGTCGGATAACGGCGGTGCATGGAACAACGGATCGAACAATCAGCCGTTGCGCGGCGGGAAAAGCAGTTTGTACGACGGCGGTGTGCGGGTTCCGTTTTTGATGAGCTGGCCCGGAGTTCTGCCGGAAAATAAAGTGTATGAACTGCCGGTTTCGTCGCTGGACATTGCGGCGACAATGGTTGCGGCTGCGGGCGCAGCGCCGTCCGCCGACCGGCCGCTGGACGGTGTAAATCTGGTTCCGTATGTCGCCGGAAAAAATAATGAACGTCCGCACCGGATGCTGTGGTGGCGCAAGTTTGATCAGGACCGGTATGCCATTCGTTATGATGATTTGAAGTTGGTAAAAACCGGACCGGCGGTTCAGTTGATGAATTTATCGAACGATATCGGAGAAAAAATAGATTTAATCAATCAGTATCCGGAAAAAGTGGACCAGCTTAAAGCACTGTGGGATGAACTGGAAAAGGAAATGATTGAACCGGTATTTCGCGGATTATCCGGTCCGCAGAAATGA
- a CDS encoding sulfatase-like hydrolase/transferase, which produces MKKSLITSTLALAGGLLGAAENSRPNFVFVLLDDVGPGWIPPYAKRLTPENIEPEIVELYRQWKGKAAGVDLERHILTAQEAMPALAALADNGVVFDRAFATASICGPSRAGLLTGTFQQRWRIYDNADIEQTGLLKTFPCLTQPLKQAGYECGVVGKWHIARNDPAAAGTPGFKSSAIAGDHPLDQGFTYYFGYNSYATTYYESADLWENRSAVPKRPAGEFLTDLFNEKALAFAGNAVKNSKPFVLYYSPMSNHGPLDPPPDHYTDHFNSGIRFTDQFAGHLRAVDDFLKKIGDLLKQNGQFDNTLFVFSTDNGQPINMPPYNAPFKGGKGTGWIGGLRVPLIISGASVTRRGTTAGVVSLIDIFPTFMDAVGIALPENIDGKSLRPFLAEQAESTPRAILPAAGLHSTRWSYGYELGERNRQDSTRCPLFGALITTDDVLLVRTATVPGLYKKFPAGIPAQEELFGFTADPMLLKNVTEEFPEKTWRMRSELHAWLETVSPPALNHEARFEELLDLTK; this is translated from the coding sequence ATGAAAAAATCGCTCATCACATCAACACTTGCGCTCGCCGGAGGACTGCTCGGTGCGGCGGAAAACAGCCGGCCGAATTTTGTGTTTGTGCTGCTGGACGATGTCGGTCCCGGCTGGATTCCGCCGTATGCAAAACGGCTGACGCCGGAAAACATAGAGCCTGAAATTGTCGAACTGTACCGGCAGTGGAAAGGCAAAGCCGCCGGAGTTGATCTGGAACGGCATATTTTAACGGCGCAAGAGGCGATGCCGGCGCTCGCAGCACTGGCGGATAACGGCGTGGTGTTTGACCGCGCGTTTGCAACGGCGTCTATCTGCGGACCGTCACGTGCCGGACTTTTAACCGGAACGTTTCAACAGCGCTGGCGCATCTATGATAACGCGGATATTGAACAGACCGGTCTGTTGAAAACCTTTCCGTGTCTGACGCAGCCGCTCAAACAGGCGGGTTATGAATGCGGGGTGGTCGGCAAATGGCACATCGCGCGGAATGATCCTGCCGCCGCCGGTACGCCGGGCTTTAAATCGTCGGCGATTGCCGGTGATCATCCGCTCGATCAAGGCTTCACCTATTATTTCGGTTACAACTCTTATGCAACCACCTATTACGAATCCGCCGATCTTTGGGAAAACCGCAGTGCCGTTCCGAAACGCCCCGCCGGCGAATTTCTGACGGATCTGTTTAATGAAAAAGCACTGGCATTCGCTGGCAACGCTGTAAAAAACAGCAAACCGTTCGTGTTATATTACAGTCCAATGTCGAACCACGGACCGCTTGATCCGCCGCCGGATCATTATACCGACCACTTTAATTCCGGCATTCGTTTTACCGATCAGTTCGCCGGGCACCTGCGTGCTGTGGATGATTTTCTGAAAAAAATCGGCGATCTGCTGAAACAGAATGGACAGTTCGATAATACACTGTTTGTTTTTTCAACGGACAACGGTCAGCCGATCAATATGCCGCCGTACAACGCGCCGTTCAAAGGCGGCAAAGGCACCGGCTGGATCGGCGGACTGCGCGTGCCGCTCATCATTTCCGGCGCCAGCGTCACCCGGCGCGGAACCACCGCCGGCGTCGTTTCACTCATCGATATTTTTCCGACGTTTATGGATGCCGTCGGAATTGCTCTGCCGGAAAATATTGACGGGAAATCGCTGCGTCCGTTTTTAGCGGAGCAGGCCGAGTCAACACCGCGCGCAATTCTGCCGGCGGCAGGCCTGCACTCCACGCGCTGGTCGTACGGCTATGAACTTGGCGAACGGAACCGGCAGGACTCGACGCGCTGTCCGCTGTTCGGCGCATTAATTACAACGGACGATGTTTTGCTGGTTCGCACTGCAACGGTGCCCGGGTTATATAAAAAATTCCCCGCCGGAATTCCGGCGCAGGAAGAGCTGTTTGGATTCACTGCCGATCCGATGCTGTTGAAAAATGTGACAGAGGAATTTCCGGAAAAAACATGGCGGATGAGAAGTGAATTGCATGCGTGGCTTGAAACGGTATCCCCGCCGGCGCTGAATCATGAAGCCCGCTTTGAAGAACTGCTCGATTTGACAAAATAA